The Streptomyces sp. NBC_00483 genome contains the following window.
CGTCGAAGGGCTCGCCGACCACGCCAAGTCCCGTACGTGTGCGTCCCATGAAGGCGGTACGACGCTTCAGGACGCGCAGAGCTGGTCCGCCAAGGGCGCCGACTCGCAGACCGGCGAGGGCGACGAACTCGCCCCGATCCAGCAGGCGTTCATCGACGCGGGAGCCGTCCAGTGCGGCTTCTGCACGCCCGGTCTGCTGGTCGCGGCCGACGAGATGCTGGAGCAGAACCCGAGCCCGTCCGACGCGGACATCCGCGAGGCGCTCTCCGGGAACCTCTGCCGCTGCACCGGCT
Protein-coding sequences here:
- a CDS encoding (2Fe-2S)-binding protein, with the translated sequence MRVNFTVNGRKQEADDVWEGESLLYVLRERMGLPGSKNACEQGECGSCTVRLDGVPVCSCLVAAGQVEGHEVVTVEGLADHAKSRTCASHEGGTTLQDAQSWSAKGADSQTGEGDELAPIQQAFIDAGAVQCGFCTPGLLVAADEMLEQNPSPSDADIREALSGNLCRCTGYEKIMDAVRLAAARQTQPEGV